A single window of Periophthalmus magnuspinnatus isolate fPerMag1 chromosome 9, fPerMag1.2.pri, whole genome shotgun sequence DNA harbors:
- the tor2a gene encoding prosalusin, with the protein MWRRCLWALLPLLGPWFRPVHGVFQKLYCSLSDSCECDFKPDLRGLEWDLYRNVFGQHLAQDAVSQEVSAFIRTKSPERPLVLSLHGGSGTGKTLVSSMLVSHLYGSGVNSPHVHRFIPTLHFPRKERVHQYRVALKDWVQGNLTACARSVFLFDEMENMPPGLIDVLEPFLGPSHVVYSTNYRKAIYVFISTVGERVISTVTLDAWNSGRDRDEIRLNELQEAISQEAFNSTHGGLSRSRILSQSLVTVFVPFLPLTRVHVERCVQAQLCQRGQCERSDVVQAVGGAMSYSPKLGHYFSSTGCKAIPAKINLYL; encoded by the exons ATGTGGCGCCGCTGCCTGTGGGCGCTGCTCCCGCTGCTCGGCCCGTGGTTCCGCCCGGTCCACGGAGTGTTCCAGAAGCTCTACTGCTCCCTGTCCGACAGCTGCGAGTGCGACTTTAAGCCCGACCTCAGAG gtCTGGAGTGGGACTTGTACAGAAACGTGTTCGGGCAGCATTTGGCCCAGGACGCCGTTTCACAGGAAGTATCTGCTTTCATCCGGACAAAGagcccagagcgccccctggtgttgTCTCTGCACGGTGGCTCTGGGACGGGGAAGACTCTGGTCAGCTCCATGTTAGTGTCTCACCTGTACGGCTCAGGTGTGAACAGTCCTCATGTGCACAGGTTCATCCCCACGTTGCACTTCCCCCGAAAGGAACGCGTGCACCAGTACAGG GTGGCGCTGAAGGACTGGGTGCAGGGGAACCTCACGGCCTGCGCTCGTTCCGTGTTCCTGTTCGATGAGATGGAGAACATGCCTCCAGGACTCATCGACGTCCTGGAGCCTTTCCTCGGACCCTCCCATGTGGTCTACAGCACCAACTACCGCAAAGCCATCTACGTCTTCATCAG TACTGTGGGGGAGCGGGTCATCTCCACAGTGACACTGGATGCTTGGAACTCAGGCCGAGACCGAGACGAGATCAGACTGAACGAGCTCCAAGAGGCCATCTCTCAGGAGGCCTTCAACTCCACCCACG gcgGCCTCTCGCGTTCACGGATCCTCTCTCAGAGCCTGGTGACGGTCTTCGTGCCCTTCTTGCCCCTTACGCGCGTGCATGTGGAGAGGTGTGTGCAGGCTCAGCTGTGTCAGAGGGGCCAGTGTGAGCGCAGTGACGTGGTGCAGGCTGTGGGGGGCGCCATGAGCTATTCCCCCAAACTAGGACACTACTTCTCCTCCACAGGATGTAAGGCCATTCCTGCCAAAATAAACCTCTACCTATGA